The following are encoded together in the Pedobacter sp. D749 genome:
- a CDS encoding glycoside hydrolase, translating to MIKPYQLLNRFFICLALFFCGRTTLAQETVLKIEIDPANTFQTIEGFGASDAWSCQFAGLWPTEKRDKMADLLFSTQTTKEGQPLGIGLNMWRFSIGGGSAAQGKESDIGDEWRRQYAFLQPDGTYNWNAMPGQVWFLKAAKTRGVKQFIGFVNSPHVLFTKNGKAYSTDGHCNLNFDKLPEFASDLVATIKGIKKTTGIALNYLSPANEPQWKWNEHNQEGCPYNNNELAQLYRAVNEAFVKNQVKTKIQIGEAGQLDYLYNNGNSVKGNQVYQFFNPSSPNYVGNLSRIDHSISGHSYFTTSPEQKFIEVRKKTGDAVASIKGLRYWMSEYCILGDSLMKGEKRDLGMAPALFIARLIHHDLVLSNATSWQWWLGISASDYKDGLVYIDKNKTDGQVYDSKMLWTLGNYSRFVSPGSKRLQVKTLGANVPQVDVSSYLQNKKLVTVVVNPTENDLDLDIEVKGNKQNSVQTYVTSAEYNLSPYKQYQNTKHVRIPAKSVTTVLSN from the coding sequence ATGATTAAGCCGTATCAACTTCTTAACCGTTTTTTTATCTGTCTGGCCTTATTTTTCTGTGGCAGAACAACGCTTGCACAAGAAACCGTTCTAAAAATAGAAATTGATCCTGCCAACACCTTTCAGACTATAGAAGGCTTTGGTGCTTCTGATGCCTGGAGTTGTCAGTTTGCCGGATTATGGCCTACAGAGAAAAGGGATAAAATGGCTGATTTGCTTTTTAGCACTCAAACCACAAAAGAGGGGCAACCCCTTGGTATTGGGCTTAACATGTGGCGTTTCAGTATTGGTGGTGGCAGTGCCGCCCAAGGTAAGGAAAGCGATATTGGCGACGAATGGCGTCGCCAATACGCTTTTTTGCAACCAGATGGTACTTATAACTGGAACGCGATGCCAGGACAAGTCTGGTTCTTAAAGGCAGCCAAAACCCGGGGAGTGAAACAGTTTATCGGATTTGTAAACAGTCCGCATGTATTGTTTACCAAAAATGGGAAAGCCTATTCTACAGATGGCCATTGCAATCTGAACTTTGACAAACTTCCGGAATTTGCCTCCGATCTTGTTGCTACCATCAAAGGAATAAAAAAAACAACCGGAATAGCACTAAATTACCTGAGCCCTGCAAATGAGCCGCAATGGAAATGGAATGAACACAACCAGGAGGGCTGTCCTTATAACAATAACGAACTTGCTCAACTTTACAGAGCTGTTAACGAAGCCTTTGTTAAAAATCAGGTCAAAACCAAAATACAAATAGGAGAGGCTGGCCAGCTTGATTATTTATACAATAACGGAAACAGTGTAAAAGGAAACCAGGTATATCAGTTTTTTAATCCTTCATCACCCAATTATGTCGGTAATCTATCGCGCATAGATCATTCTATTTCCGGGCACAGTTATTTTACAACAAGTCCGGAGCAGAAATTTATTGAAGTACGCAAAAAGACGGGTGATGCCGTAGCCAGCATTAAAGGTTTAAGGTATTGGATGTCTGAATATTGTATTTTAGGCGATAGTTTAATGAAAGGGGAAAAACGCGACCTTGGTATGGCACCTGCATTATTTATCGCCCGTTTGATCCATCACGACCTGGTTTTGTCTAATGCTACCTCATGGCAGTGGTGGCTGGGCATATCAGCCAGCGATTATAAAGATGGCTTGGTTTATATCGACAAAAATAAAACAGACGGGCAGGTTTATGATAGTAAAATGTTGTGGACCCTGGGTAATTATAGTCGTTTTGTTAGCCCTGGTAGTAAGCGCCTTCAGGTTAAAACACTAGGAGCAAATGTACCTCAGGTTGATGTATCATCTTATCTGCAAAATAAAAAACTCGTAACAGTAGTGGTTAACCCTACAGAAAACGATCTTGATCTGGATATTGAGGTAAAGGGTAATAAACAAAATTCTGTGCAGACCTATGTTACCTCAGCCGAATATAACTTGTCACCTTATAAACAATACCAGAATACCAAGCATGTTCGCATTCCGGCTAAATCTGTTACCACAGTACTCAGTAATTAA
- a CDS encoding RagB/SusD family nutrient uptake outer membrane protein encodes MKIKSIYITLLGLSLVSGSMVGCKKDILNVEPTDILLPATIESDTTALEAYITNRYLGTRLQDKEADGSVPGFGRGFEYSMWSSFTDESVYNNDDATWLIQRGQLAPENLGSAGVYWGRSYRGIRECNYALSVLSKIAMSATHKKQLVAEIKFIRAFRYHDLIRNYGGIVLMGDKITELSDNLQDPALFQRASIKESIDYVAAQLDQAAADLPLDNSSNWLTGRATKGAALALKSRLLLYAASPLYNAGTWQAAVTAAQAVISLNKYGIYTGGYANLFLTDQSNEVIFARLFTKNANHTHLEIANGPNGYGGWGGNLPMQNLVDDYEMANGKAITDPTSGYDSNEPYKGRDPRFAATILYNGAAYRERNIETFIPGGKDSKDGNDNWNTSKTGYYLKKYMNDAYPLQNPWGNAGFQPWIYFRYAEILLNYAEAANEAYGPDAVPAGSTMSARQAINMVRARPDVNMPALAVGLIQSQMRDAVRYERRVELAFEEHRYYDVRRWKIADVTENKPAGGMIITKTSTGFTYTPKVALDGRKFETKHYWLPIPRAEILASGGKLQQNPGY; translated from the coding sequence ATGAAAATCAAATCAATATATATAACACTTTTAGGCTTATCCCTTGTTTCAGGGAGTATGGTGGGCTGTAAAAAAGACATTTTAAACGTAGAACCAACCGATATCCTTTTGCCCGCTACCATAGAAAGTGATACAACAGCATTAGAGGCTTATATAACCAACCGGTACCTGGGTACCCGATTACAGGATAAAGAAGCTGATGGATCTGTGCCAGGTTTTGGCAGAGGTTTTGAATATAGCATGTGGAGTTCTTTTACCGATGAATCTGTTTACAATAATGATGATGCTACCTGGTTAATCCAGAGAGGGCAGTTGGCACCTGAAAATTTAGGAAGTGCCGGTGTATATTGGGGCAGGAGTTATCGCGGTATTAGAGAATGTAATTATGCGCTATCAGTACTGTCCAAAATTGCAATGAGTGCAACACATAAAAAACAATTGGTAGCTGAAATTAAATTTATTAGGGCTTTTCGTTATCATGATTTGATCAGAAACTATGGAGGCATCGTTTTGATGGGAGATAAGATAACAGAACTCTCTGATAATCTGCAGGATCCGGCTTTGTTTCAACGCGCTTCAATTAAAGAATCGATAGATTATGTAGCAGCACAACTAGACCAGGCTGCAGCAGATTTACCATTAGATAATAGTAGCAACTGGCTAACGGGTAGGGCAACTAAAGGCGCAGCGCTAGCACTTAAATCGCGTCTGCTCTTGTATGCGGCAAGTCCGTTGTATAATGCAGGTACCTGGCAGGCTGCTGTTACAGCAGCTCAGGCAGTTATTTCTTTAAATAAATATGGAATATATACTGGCGGATATGCAAACTTGTTTTTAACTGACCAAAGCAATGAAGTTATTTTTGCAAGGTTGTTTACCAAAAATGCCAACCATACCCATTTAGAAATTGCAAACGGACCAAACGGTTATGGTGGTTGGGGTGGAAATTTGCCGATGCAGAACCTGGTTGATGATTATGAAATGGCCAACGGTAAAGCCATTACAGATCCTACGTCTGGTTACGATAGCAATGAACCTTACAAAGGTCGTGATCCACGTTTTGCAGCAACCATTTTATACAATGGAGCAGCATATCGCGAGCGTAATATAGAAACTTTTATTCCGGGAGGAAAAGACAGTAAAGATGGAAATGATAACTGGAATACCAGCAAAACCGGATATTACCTTAAAAAATATATGAATGATGCCTATCCATTGCAAAACCCTTGGGGCAATGCAGGTTTTCAGCCATGGATCTATTTCAGATATGCAGAAATTTTGCTTAACTATGCTGAAGCGGCTAACGAAGCTTACGGACCTGACGCTGTTCCTGCCGGATCAACAATGTCGGCAAGGCAAGCCATCAATATGGTAAGGGCAAGGCCAGATGTTAATATGCCTGCATTGGCAGTTGGACTTATACAATCACAAATGCGAGATGCGGTACGTTACGAACGTAGGGTAGAACTCGCCTTTGAAGAACACCGTTATTATGATGTAAGGAGATGGAAAATTGCTGATGTAACCGAAAATAAACCTGCTGGTGGAATGATTATTACCAAAACAAGTACTGGATTTACTTACACACCAAAGGTTGCTTTAGATGGGCGTAAGTTTGAAACCAAACACTACTGGTTACCTATACCTAGAGCCGAGATTTTAGCTTCAGGCGGTAAATTGCAGCAAAACCCTGGTTATTAA